From Vigna unguiculata cultivar IT97K-499-35 chromosome 5, ASM411807v1, whole genome shotgun sequence, the proteins below share one genomic window:
- the LOC114183953 gene encoding uncharacterized protein LOC114183953: MVDLQTVCCMCGDVGFPDKLFRCNKCRHRFQHSYCSNYYGELPEIELCDWCQSEEKNLRHIGSNSKKPVTGNEAGATHRSEYSGEKMIKQHDHREESGSEKGKSPTPSPRPGTRRYKLLKDVMC, encoded by the exons ATGGTGGATCTTCAAACGGTTTGCTGCATGTGCGGCGACGTGGGTTTCCCCGATAAGCTTTTTCGCTGCAACAAATGCCGTCATCGCTTCCAGCACTC GTATTGTAGCAACTACTACGGAGAATTACCGGAGATAGAACTGTGCGATTGGTGCCAGAGCGAGGAGAAGAACCTGAGACATATTGGGTCGAATTCGAAGAAACCGGTGACTGGAAACGAGGCCGGAGCCACCCACCGTTCGGAATATTCCGGCGAGAAAATGATCAAACAGCATGATCATCGTGAAGAGAGTGGTTCTGAGAAGGGGAAGAGTCCCACACCGTCGCCACGACCCGGCACACGCAGGTACAAGCTTCTCAAGGATGTAATGTGTTAA